A part of Salvelinus sp. IW2-2015 unplaced genomic scaffold, ASM291031v2 Un_scaffold4126, whole genome shotgun sequence genomic DNA contains:
- the LOC112076913 gene encoding microtubule cross-linking factor 3-like, with the protein MNPASGGAADSRSQLDNSNRKQPQQQQRAASPAGGKDIGSKETPKSSTPSKSITSKQCGGGRGXRGSSPVSTATSKDRLSSSSSSKGAASVAGATPVQSAGAEIHTLTRAAAAAGSGRGAAEERSSXSEDSRCTDISCLKGDTTRVVSDQPCSSKSPKLKNNNPRRGGGEGEASXTATGNKKSSGKSSVGCGPGFWREGCLQSELIQFHLNKSLKKGGGGGKMKTKTPSPPEPVTETAEPEDLSPEAIVNEPEPVPEPDQLFQEEIEKLEDENDELKVCLYVCHCHVCMGLNNSMF; encoded by the coding sequence ATGAACCCTGCCTCGGGCGGCGCTGCCGACTCCCGCAGCCAGCTAGACAATAGCAACAGAAAGCAGCCGCAACAGCAACAGCGCGCTGCCTCCCCGGCTGGCGGCAAAGACATTGGATCTAAAGAGACACCGAAAAGCAGCACTCCGTCAAAGAGCATCACGTCAAAGCAGTGCGGAGGAGGGAGAGGCYGCCGCGGRAGCTCCCCGGTCTCCACGGCAACCAGCAAAGACAgactgtcttcttcttcttcttccaaagGCGCGGCAAGCGTGGCAGGCGCGACCCCTGTCCAGTCCGCTGGTGCTGAAATCCATACGTTGACCAGGGCGGCGGCGGCGGCTGGGAGCGGCAGAGGAGCGGCAGAGGAGCGCAGTAGTCKGTCTGAAGACTCGCGTTGTACTGATATATCGTGTTTGAAGGGGGATACAACACGGGTTGTTTCTGATCAGCCTTGTTCATCCAAATCTCCTAAATTGAAGAACAATAACccgagaagagggggaggagaaggcgaGGCTAGCAYCACAGCTACCGGCAACAAAAAGAGCTCCGGCAAGAGCAGTGTGGGCTGCGGCCCTGGCTTCTGGAGAGAGGGATGTTTGCAGTCTGAGCTGATCCAGTTTCACCTGAATAAAAGCTtaaagaaaggaggaggaggaggaaagatgaAGACGAAGACACCGTCWCCCCCGGAGCCGGTCACGGAAACGGCYGAACCAGAGGATCTCTCCCCTGAGGCCATCGTTAACGAGCCCGAGCCGGTACCTGAGCCCGACCAGCTATTTCAGGAGGAGATAGAGAAACTAGAGGATGAAAATGACGAGCTAAAGGTATGTCTATATGTCTGCCACTGTCACGTCTGTATGGGTTTAAATAACAGCATGTTTTAG